ACCATGCACGATGATCTCCCACATCTCCACACTGCACCTGCGAATATGAgactccatagaagatttccaaaaagaaaagtgaattccatcaaaatggggaacattcccactatggtttatatgaggcatgggtgaagcgtttttgggatagtcatggttaactTCATGGAAAGTTTCCGGAGGGACCGAAGTCCCACTAGTCAAGTTTTTAAGCATGGcactcatttgtgccatttggGTTTGGACTTCATCCTCCTTCTTGGTTTTCTCAGCCTCATATGCTAAGAATATGGATTTCATCtccttaaccgaaaggttagaatcttcatccagacactcgaatagtttatccatctcactcttaaggctgtgAAGCCATTAAAAAGAGTCCAGgccctgataccaattgaaagttcagagatggtaaacctagagggggggtgaataggtttctacaaattttaattctttctttgcaatattaggctttgcggaatataaaggtgagcctaatgcaaactaggtgaggcaccctatatgatgatacaagtaactcgagcacgaaggctctcacagataAATATAACACAAGTAAGAGATCGATTAgaaataaccgatagcacgcggagacgaaggtttattcccgtgttaccttcctttgcaagaaggtacgccaCGTTTGGAGTGGtgggggtcccacgaaggattgcccaacgccatgaaggctcaccttcttctccagagcctatcccacgaaggaatagctcttctcacttgtggtagactttgaggtagcctccaaaccttcacaatcttgtcaggagaaaATCCACAGCCCGAATGCTTCTGGACTtcttttgcccacctagggtttccaaggaaccctagagagaaagtatctcgatgaatacaaggggaacaagatttggctcggtggaactatagatcagggcctcctctatcttttccccggagggattcgagtttgggtggaggaggagggagatctgaggcttttggtgtttctagcaatggagtatgagagagagagctcaagaacagtttctAATGTAGTGCCTAAGTGTTCTGAGGTAGGTGAAGGGGTATTTATATGATCAATTGAAATCCACCCGTTGCAACTTGTCCAGCTCAGCAATCCTTCGaggagcccggtcaaccgggcctggggccatgccatccggcgcaggggccggtcaaaccgggccacaggccgaaccgtccggtccaaaccgggcctgGTGTCGGGTCGTGACCGGGGCGGGTCTTGGTCGTGCAATACATGTATCCGGTTGTCACCGGAGCAGGAGCCGGTCCGCGCCGGGGCAGCCGGTCCACCGGCCCGACCGGGCATGAGGCCGgaccaggccggtccagaccgggccataCGCCGGGCCAGCACCGGGCGAAGGGGAAAACTCCCCTGGATGGTACCCggttggcaccggtccaggggccggtcggcgccgggctaGCCGGTGCCACTGCTGGTCCAACCGGACCTGCGGCAGGTCTGAGGTTGAACGACCCTTCTTCAtttttgtcgaagtggggggtctcccttgACCTTCTTGTTGTATTGATACACTATTATGActatttggctaatacctgaaaataatctcatagacatgtattagactaattactctagcaacggtgtcattgttaccaaaataatggataagggtaaaatacccttacaaaaaTTATTGTGATGATCTTCATTTACCTCTTTCTTCTATGGCCATGTGCGATGTATTACTTGCATTCTACAACTATTTTTTGTGCCATGTGCACTCAGAGGAGCATATCCAATGGGAAGACTATGCGAGGCGGTTTATAAGCGACGGTAACCGGCGTGAACATTATGAGAGTTCACAATTTGGCTGAAATAAAAAGGGAACGATTTTTAGTCCGAAAGATGCGCGACCACACTATACACCAATGTTTTAGACCCTCCTGAGATGGCGCGAACAAAAAGAGACACTCGAGATATGCCAATCTTAGCTGAAATAAAAAGGGAACGATTTTTAGTCCGAAAGATGCGCGACCACACTATACACCAATGTTTTAGACCCTCCTGAGATGGCGCGAACAAAAAGAGACACTCGAGATATGCCAATCTTAGCAAATATATTTCACGTGATTGCCGAATGCAAAATCGGTGTGATTATCTCCACTTACCTGTTTCTTCTATGGCCGTGTGTGATGTATTACTCGCATTCTGTAATTGTTCTTTTTTGTGAGATGTGCACTCGAAGGAGCAGTTGCGTTGCAGGCACACATTTGACTTTTTGGCCCGTACCGCACACCCTTTTCGTGTGCGATGGAGATACTTAAAAGACTAGATTTGTACTAGTGTATGAAGATGCAGAAATTTTTGGAGTGAGTTTCATCTTCTCTCCTCATCAATTATACACCACATGAAAATAATTCTGATACAGAGTGCTAAGAACCGATCGCAATGTGAAGCATTGGGAGAGGTCTAAGGCAAGCATGACTAACAGTTTGGAGGGAGACTAGTACATCCATGCAAACAAAGCACACGACATATATTAGAGTCTGGTATAAGGCATATTACAACAGTGAGTGTAGTAGTACACACGTGAGAGGAGCTGGACCTCATTTTGACTTGCTAAGCTAAACACAAACTCTAACATAATAGCGAGTTTTCAGTAAATTAGTTAAGCTGATGATCGATCGGTCGACCATCTCCTCCATCCAGTGAAATAACGATGAAGCATGCCACATACTATGTGGTAGCTAGCTGTTCGTATTATTTATGTATCACATGTCATCACTTTTCGCTTTGCTGCTAGTGCTAGTAGTAGAGGGAACCTGTAAGAAGACAAAGAAGTGACCGATTAGTCAAAATGAAAGTGTCGACTTGCCCGaacaaaaagaaaatgaaagtgcCGACCGAGATCGACCGAGCCAGGGAGGGAGATTGACCAACCTTGCCACCAGTCACCCCGGGTGGCTGCCGAGGCGTCACCGTCGTCCTTGTTCTTGGGCGGCGGGGCGGCAGCGCCGGCCGGATACTGCCGCTGAGATTCAGCGGCCGGATAGAAGTCCCGGGCGCCGTAGTTGACGGAGGAGGAGCCGTAGTAAGGCGACTCCGGTGAACCACCGTGCTTGGTCGACTGCTGTAGCTGCCGCCCTGCCGACGATGATTTACTCCCAACTGCTCCTGCTGCTCGACGTGAAGCATCTTTTCCGGCCGCCTACCATCATCAGCATATATGCGCATAAGTATAGATATGGAAGACGAATGAATTAACCACATATCTCAAATACACTACCAAAAAATAGGCTCCCTCTAATATAATATATATACATTGTGGTCGTGTGGCTATATGACATTTGTAGCTTACGTCGTGTATGAGAAGTAGATGCATGCATTTGGCATAGAAAGAAAGGATATGATACGAAAAATAAACAGATTAGCCCATATATGATTTAGGCGAGTGTGTGATGTAAAGTAAACAAAAATGTCTATGTCATGCATGAAGCGATATGCATGATCTATATCCATACTCCATAGTGACAACATGCATGCTGACTGATTTGCTTATGTCATGCCTGCTATACTGCTAGGATAGCTAGCGCAGGGAGCCAGGAAACTCCCTATAGCTGAATTACTTAACGAAGAGAAGAGATGATCAAGGGCTGTTGCAATTAAAACGAAGAGAAATGAAAGATGGGTGAAGAACAAACATGAAGAAAGCTGAGGAACAGACGCAGAAGTGCAGAACTTAGAAAGAAGCAAGGGATAATTTACAGACGTACGGGTGATGGGTTTGGGAAGACGGTGCTGAAGTAGCCGGCGGAGGAGGGGGAGGCGGCGCCGTCCTTGGGGCCGAAGAGGTCGTCGACGATAGAGGAGCTCCCGTTGGCAGCAGCGGCAGCCTTCTTCTTCCCGTCCATACCTGGATTGACTTGGCTAGCTGAAGCTAGGAGGAGGTGAGTGCGTAGATGGAATAGATTTGGCTACCActccctcgctcgctcgctctagCTGAGAGTTGGTTGGTGTCGGTTTGAGTTGGTGTGGTTCTACATGTTGCCGCCCGGCCGGCCTTTTAAAGGCGGAGCGCGGCCGACTTGGGACTTGACACCGACGACCGACGCTAGCTAGCTACTGGAGTACAGTGCACAGGGAAGCTAGGTCGGTCACATGCGTCTCTATCTGAAATCAAGTGAGCTTGGAGGATGTGACACATGCACGCCTCAAAAGCGTCCGATTTAGATGAGATAATTGTTCATGGATTCATTTCACAATGGATATATATTTGGTCTCAAGGTGACAAGTGCATACTACATCAGAGAGAAACTAGCTGGTTAGTAGATAGATGTGCTAGCTTAGCTAGTGGATAAGTGGCGTGCGGGGCCCACGTGATCCACCATGCTTCTTTTCCCCCTTTGGTTCCGTCGACCAAGCCGCGGACGACGATCGATGCCGATCTGAGACAGACAGATACCCGTGACTGGCTCCCTCCAACATAACGGCCTTTGCCCATGCACCAACGGCCGGCCGGTCTTCTCATCTCCTCGTCTTTAGCTATTGATCGCTACTTTTTTTCTGCACACGTACATGTATATGACATGTGTAGCGAGGTAGACATATGCGTTCACATGCCACCGGTCGGCCGCCATATCCATCCATCCATCCTGCTTGATTCATTGATGCGGCCATGCCTGCGCCATGTGCACGCATATATACCCGTAGCTTTCACCTTCACTTGAGTTTTATCCATGGCCATATGCATGAATATATCCCTGCCTTTCGTTTCGTTTCTTGACTTCAGGTATGCATGCACGTCCTGAAGATCCAGCAGGCAGGTGGTGGTTGCTCTAACCGTCAATGCATGTATATCCATCCAACGGCCGCCTGGACAATTAATCACATTGTTTTGTCTCGTCTACTTCACTCTACCTGCCTGCTCTTCGTGCATGTATACTTCGCACCGGCCAGTCAAACCGCTCGACACGTGCTTCCATACGTGTCTCAGCCGCTTCACACGTACCAACTGCATTCGCATGTGCGCCATACTCCAGCCATCTATGGATGGATGTAGAGCGGCATTGACCCAGGGACTATGGACACGCTCGCAATGTCTCACCCATCTATGGATGGATGTATGTATAAATTGGTAGTTTGGTTGTTAACCTTTTTCACATTTTCCTTATTACAAACTTTAAAGCATCCCCGGGGAACCGCTCACTTCTCCCCTTCCCCTCTCTCAAGCCGCTATAGTAGCTTGGGAGGTCTCCACCGCCGGCCGAGCCAATTCAAGACCCTCTCCGCCGGAATAGCCGACCGGAGTTGGTCAAGGAGACACGCTGGAGTAGATAGGAGTAGGTTTAGGGCTAGATCTAGTCTACTTTTTAGCTTTACCCATGTGAAGTATGGTGTAATGCCCTTGGGGAGCTGGTTGCGGTAGAGTTTGAGCTGCTCCCTGTGGCTTGTGGTGGCATTGTAGTTGATCGTGAAGCTCCGATGGAGGGAGTCGGAGGCGGGCGGGAGAGAGCTcctataccccccccccccccccccctcaataAAGCTCTTTTGCCTGCTCTCTGGATCTGGGCGGCGTAGCCTTGGACCATCCTCTTTTAAGCCACCGAGGTGGTGGAGAAGAAGAGGAGCTCCCATGTGGTGTGTTCTTTGGCGGATCTACGGAGTGGCGTCCTGGAGCTGATGTTCTTCTTCAAGCGCAACACATGTCGACCACGATTGTCGCAGTGATCTTCGGCCAAAAAGGTGGCCACTCGCCAACCTCCAAGTCAGAGGCCTTGTAGATTCATCGCTGGAGCTTGACGCTTCTAGAAGGCCAAATGGTTTCTCCCCAGTCTTCTGGTTTTAGCCAGCAGCTGGATCTTGTCGTCGGAGGAGAGCTTTTGAGCTTGCTGCTCTCGGAGATCGGTAAAAATTCCTGGAGTTCACTGATGTTTGGTGGCAGAGGCACCCTTGTCCTTGTTTgttttttctcctttttcttttagggattttttttttgtaaagtTGGAGGTCTCATCTTCAAATTATAGGTTCTCCAGGGCGAGCGatgaaaagggaccttcttgtaaAATGTACCTGTCACGTGTTCTTCAATAAAAAGCTCCTCTGGGGTcggttgcccccccccccccccccccccccgtgttaAAAAAGCATACTTGGGCCTGCTATCACATTAACACTTGATGCCACCGTTCTTGTTGGGACAGATGCAACGGACGCAAAAAGAGGGAGGATGTGCGTGGCGAAAAACAATGGAGATGGTAGGGGCGAAAAATTGGATCCGTGTCTAGGCGTGAAAAGTAGCCTCACCGTCCTCTTAGTCAGTCACCACTGTTGTAGAACAAAATTGATAATCACTCGGGCAACAAAGATGGCGGCAACGATTTAGATCTGGGGTACCAGCTTCTCCGAATTAGTAAATCTCTGTCAACTGCTCCATCGGCCTCTCTTCTCACCGCCCTGTTGCGGTGAGTGTCGTAGATCTGCGGCGCAAACGAGCCATCTTCATCTCCAACATCAtctttcactagtagaaaaaggggtctTTCGtccaaccctttagtaccggtttccttacgaaccggtactaaagggtgcattagtaccggttgcactgcacagacctttaataccggttcgtgacaggaaccggtactaaaggtacccttttgtcccggttggTTTCACCAACCGGTTCTAATGGTTTTTCCTGCtccccccccacccccacccccccccccccccccccccgtggatcgcctttttttgctttgtaaaatacaaatgaaaatgatagaaaattcaaaaaaataaaatgttttcagattcttatatgttatgcaacctagtatttagggaaaattaacaaatttgaattttcactttttttgcaaaaaagttttgaaaaatggtaaaatcgcaagaacttttgcgtacgacgtcgaaaaaaaacgtataatatatcaaaatcatcgtgggaaaaagttacatccgaattcacccgggtttacccggttagccaaattttagattctcaaaattccaaatgaaaatatgaaagcaggaagattttaggttttttccaaaaattaataattataagattttttgaatcccagaatattactattacttttatcaaattataagattttcaaattttcaggtttaaagtttggcaaaaaaatattaaaaatttaaaaaataaataaaaataatacaaattaaaaagttaattttatttatttattcaacattattattacatcattacttttgtttattaaaaaaattatttgcaatacaaataataaagaagtgtcacattgaccaacatgttaataggattgatatgatactactatcaacaacatgcgcgcgaagcacttggaagtgggaCGGAAAGGAacccggaagttaagcgtgctagtgttggagtagtgtgaggatgggtgaccgaccgggaagtttgaccaaggttaagtaattgactagagattaagtgtagttagagactaacggaaataatagaaattgtgaaaaaaaagggagtgaaaaataattagaaaaaaatggataaaaaaattaaacgaaatagcctttttgtgaaaaaaaaaatctccagccccgcgggcacctttagtaccggttcgtaaaccggtactaaagatccGGCACAAAGGATGGAGGCCTTTAGTGCCggatctttagtaccggttccaaaaccggtactaaaagccctttcgaaccggtataaaaggggggTTTCTCTACTAGTGTTTTCCTCGTCATCTTCGGCTCCAGCATCATGAAGCCGCCTCTAACCAAGGCTGTAAGCACCTGTAACCCACTCCCTCTGTAAAGGTATATTGGCCCAGTATGTGGTTTTGATAATTAATGATAATTCATATAGTTAAAGTTTTTATTGATTTTCTATATGTAGGAATATTCCATATGTAATGTTTGTATTCCATGTATTTGGATTCAAGAATAGATGGCATGGAGATAAAGATATAACTTGAGTATTGGCGTCAAGATATCGAGAGTTTGATTTTCAAGAgaagaattcaagatatggctctaagcCAGTGTCATGATAGACTCATGAGTTGAACTATTTTTGACAAAGGTTTAGAGCATGCAATCAAATGAAGAGTTCTTTATGTGatattatgatagagcatgagaagatacaaggttgaccaagactAAGAGCAAAGATTATATTCAAATTGGCtaacacatgaagcataaagaaTGCCATCTTGTgatatggtaagccttgtcaattatgctttgtgAAGCATCCCATCATATATGTTTCTTTGTTTTGTTTATGTggattaggtatctttccatgggaatGTTCAGAAGCAAGATTGCATATAGGACATGAGAGGAAGCCATCAAGTAGTGATCGTCAACAAGGTTGAgaagggcaagttcaagatgagcatatcAAGAATATCATGCTTGAAGCTTTCTGTCCatctggtgataatggacatggtaAGTTGTGCCTTAATGAACCTATCCTGTAGTGTTGTATGGGGAGCGAATTACGAGTCTTCATGAagtaacaatgatcaagtgatgcacTTTGTCCTGAATGAAGCATGAATCGCCAACATCAAGGTCAAGATAGATGCACAAAACAAaatgtatggccttgctaggttatcctttaaccggtctcaaggtggtttgaTGAGTGCATTTCTAGCATGTTTTTAGTTCATTATTTTATCAAGTTATCATTGAGAAGTAGTATGATTTTTATATTTCACCGCGCTATCGCGCCCTTTCATGCTTGTCAACacaggtgacaaggtattaacttgtcaatgcctacatattgtagactagggtttcgttggatgtagagggcaagtagatctcgaaggtttcagccgaaaagtgctcgacgattaagaaactagggttatgttgacaatagattcgatcctctcttcgtccctcgaatcccccttatataggaggtggagccgagggtttcgtaatacataagttacagagtccgggagggtttccaacccgtcccAAAGATTATAAGTTatacttcctaatacaactctagttttccttaataacatcttgggcttccgaatcttcttattcttcgaatcatgggccttcagtaaaccccgggtaccatcttcgacaggcccattggggatgcctatgtcagtagcccccgagattttgcttgaatcgaagaatcagggaaaatctccaactttaatcattcaataaCTCTGCCAaacttatcacatatctttggatatgcaatcatatattgtacagggataatggtagttggggctagttcatctgacggatcaggtactagttaactgctctagtggcaatccgcaaaaacctacttcaagatcacgtccctggacatgatctcgggatactggtgtaaacttcgacaggtgccgcttaaggtcttaccattctgtcgagtcccagtcatattttatcgggtacctaacgcgtccgttaggatttttcttcgtatctgttgatacggaaaaaagtagcaaaccgacgtcagagacggcgccacgccactcagaacggatctggggtcttaccttcgcaaagttttgcggcattcagagattattcgctactttggcgctctgagaatatattgtcaagtgctttttcggctgttggaatagcacattttattgagtcaacggatgacttattttgccttcccgatgggagtatatgtagagttatttatataactcgaaatatgctcactacttctttttttcttcttcctctttctttctttctctctcttttttttataatttcatcgggcacgcgaacagcgttcccgatgggagtagcccccgaggctacagccaaggactagtgcttggttgtaggctcaatacTTTAATGCCTCATGTCTTtatattttcattctttctcgaacttttcatatctatagggtgcgcgaccagcgctcccgatgggagtagcccccgaggctatgaacaaatgcttgcatttggtcataggctcttgacatttctattttgtcatactcaaatttttcttttttccaaagtagccccgagcatttgggcaaaaacttgtatttgatcaaaggctctcgaaataatcaataatcttctgctgtcgccattcttatgaagctTCATAGCCGAGATTTCCTCTTGTCAAGGTGACATTATTGCTGACGACAGCCACGATCACtatatcgggaaaacgcgagaactgctctctctctgtctcgtgggcccaaatttcttatcaagttgacacgtcgtgcaagtgggggacacacgtcctccactttttctggcgcacgcactgtagcgcctgttccttCCCTTCTCAGTGAAATTgcttttttaccccttgtccatgtgtacaccatctatctcacaatttctccatccaacggtgcgccgattcaccgcacctctatttaaggtcatcgtcttcctccttccacactttcgctcgcgccgctcctctgctctcctctgccaaaatcctccattgcgcccCACAGTTCTTGAGCTCAACCACGCTCGCACTTTGCTtctacgccattgttgatgccaccgcgcagactcaccaggcacagcactcccGAATCGAAGATGGCGGCCGAGGATCTGGGGAacattgagtgggagagatccaaaatctcccccccaagacatcaacttgctgaagaaacttgggatcagcaagaagcaagatgcgctgcgcttccccagtgaagaaagctacccaacccctcctatggagtatcgggttagtttcgttgaccacctcatccgtggcctctctgcccccattcacaattttcttcgggggttgctttttgtgtacggattgcaacttcaccatcttactcccaactccatcctccacatctcgatttttatcaccctttgcgaatccttccttggagtccagcctaactggtctttatggaagcgcatttttctctgtcgccgcaatggctctgccaatgtttcttataacatcggcggcgttgttatctgcgttcgccctgacgtcgagtactttgacgtcaaattccctgactcagttcaagggtggcgcaaaaaatggttgtacatccatgaggagaatcatggctctgttgaagacatcatccctccttttgatggtgccgaaaagatctgtcgccgtcgttcctgggatgcagaagctagcgatgaagaaaaaacggcgacagaggcactgatgacacgcatccatcagcttcaaaatacccgaggaaaagaattgtcgggtatccaaatcacggcgtacttccttaggattagggtgcagcctctgcaagctcgcaaaaatcctcttTGGATGTATACTAGCGATGaagatgtggatcgcctgtcgacagatttatcggtcaaggacttagaaaaacttgtccgaaagatCTCGTCGCTTAGCAAGAAGGACACCGTTCCGTCATCTTGCCGTGTGACGCCATATAGCGCCGCCAACGCGCTCCCACAGGTAATATATTTTTTATCATCTTTTGATTCATGCACTCTTTTTCTCTTTCTCCTTTAGTACTGTTATTTTCTTCGACTGCTGTTACTGATCCATGCCGATactttttctattttttccagAACCATAAAATTGCGtctcctcttcctccccttcccgaagatggggaagtcgaagaacgggctgttgtcaccgatgacaaccagggtacttctcgccctgagagtgaaatcacgggttctcgaaaatccgcggcatcctctaaaaaagagattgaaaccgaggctaccgcatcgacacgCTCTCCTCCCCCAGCTGCTTCTCTgaagaacaagagaaaaaggggcgaggttgtcgattccggcacctccaaagccggcgctttgcatgccgaagaagttgttcctgatATTGGAAAGAAAGCTTTCAACCCTTACGAGCAtgctcttgtcagctcgtaagctcTTTCTACACTTGGTTGCATGTTCTCGATATTTTGTCTATTTTGTGTCTTATCTTGTCGCTTTATTTGCTGTAGTGACGACGAGGATGAAAATACACCTATTGacacgactgctcgaacgagcacgtctcgtactttagttgtctctgaagctcaacctgatggggacgaaacttcacctcctcaacaagacacagagcatccaactccagctgcaagcccccgagactcttcaccaaagagagctagggtagaaccagccaaggaacctctcctgctggctggtagttccacgactccttcattggatgatgtaagtttttcacTCTTCTTTTTCCGAGCATTTCAGTATTTTTTAACTCCCCTTTGTTTCTTGCTTAAGTGCTATCGAACTTTCTCTTGCTATATtgac
This region of Lolium perenne isolate Kyuss_39 chromosome 2, Kyuss_2.0, whole genome shotgun sequence genomic DNA includes:
- the LOC127334133 gene encoding uncharacterized protein; this translates as MDGKKKAAAAANGSSSIVDDLFGPKDGAASPSSAGYFSTVFPNPSPAAGKDASRRAAGAVGSKSSSAGRQLQQSTKHGGSPESPYYGSSSVNYGARDFYPAAESQRQYPAGAAAPPPKNKDDGDASAATRGDWWQGSLYY